AGGCTGGTTCGGGTCAGGCTGATGCACGTTTGGAAAAGGATATAGCGGTGGTGCTGGATAAGGTGGGCCTAGAGCTGCCATGTGAGCCGGCGGCCTAGGAAAAGCAGTACCGGGGAAAGGTATAAATGAAGGCCGGTTCATTCCCATTGCCGAGGGGGGCATGAAACATTGCATGTTTGGATTATACATCATCGGCATCATACCCCCGCCTCCCATTGACATCATCTGCATTTTTTGATTCATGGGATTAGTTGAAATCTTTGGTCATGATCCTTCTTCTTAACGCTGTAAAACGTGAGGAGCAAATTCATGACATTCAAGAAGCGATCAGCTATCAAAGTCCATTTATCTAGACGAAGTACCATTGTTTCCAAGTAGAGAcgacttattatatattttgcatATCTCTTCTATGAGACGGTCTTATACCTGTATTTGCAGCTGTAGCGACTTAACGTACTCGATAGCATCTTCCAGCATTGAAGCTTTATCAGTCTGTTCACAGTCAAAGCAGAACACGAGATCTCAGTCAGAATCATCAACCTTACCTTGATGAGCAAGTATAAAACTAACCTTGTTGCAGCGAGGAATGAGTTCTTGGAGAGCCTTGAGCTTCTCGTTGATCTTTTCTCTCCTTCtctgttacaaaaaaagaaaagtgagaTGAAACAGGAGAGGCATTACATGTGTTGCTTGAAAGTGAAGAAAGGATAATGTGAAGAACCCTTTCGGAGATGTTATGCATTTCCGCAGCGCGTGACCTCTTCCTAGAAGTTGAGCCACGAGCTTCTTCACCAGTTTCCTGTAACGCCAAGAAACCATAAGACCATGAGACTGCGAAACTGCATGTGACAAGTGACTAACATGCGCGCCTCCATGCTTTGACTTACCTCAGTATCTTCAGCggcttcttctctctctttacGCTTCCTCTCATCCGCAGCTTCCGTAGTCTCAGTCGATGGTTTTATCTGAGCCGGTTCTGTCTCCGTCTCAACCACCTTCCGACTAAGACTGGGGACTGCAAAAGTCTGCGCGACTCCGCCAGTGACCGTCGCTGGTGTCAGACAGGACTCGGGTGCCGAAGACGACGGTGTCGCGCTTGATCCCACCTGCGTCAAATCTCTAACCACCACCGGAACCCACGGTGCAGCTGCTACTTCGACTCCACCGCTTGTATGTATGTTCCCTCTTAGCCTCGAGAAGTTTAAGAAGTTCTCACCCCTTCTCTCGACGATCACCTGACCCATCGATCTCTCCGCCGCCGTTGGAGTGTGAATAGCTGGTGGTATCGGTAGGGGTGGTGCGAGAGAGACGGAGGCCTGCGGCTGAGTAGATGGGACGGCTGAGACGACGCCGGAGTAGAAAAGATGGGAGTGGAAATCATCTTCTTCGcggagaggatgatggtgaaGAAGCCAAGACGCCATTTCGTCTTCCCGTATGAAAAGATTCTGATCATCGGAAGGTTGCTGGAGAGGCGGAGGAAGCGGAAGCGGAGCACTTTCTTCTCCACTACCACCGCCGCCACTGCCGCTGCCTCGTAgaacaggaggaggaggaggaacagAGGGTCTCTGTGCCTGGCTGCTTCGAACAAGATGGCCGCTCTTCCATAAGAGCTCCACGATATCATCTTCACCCCTaaccaaaaaagagaaaaggagtaagatagagaagaagagataataaaaacaaaaaaaacttacatgattcaaggaggaggaagaagaagtagaagTAGTAGAAAGTGAAGAAGAATCATCGTCAAATCCCAAGTCTGGAACATAGTTGATTCATATCTTGAGATATATATACACACCAAATCTCTTATTAGAGTACTCATATTGAAGTTATATGACTTGTATTTATGTAccaccatatatatatagtattttaaatattcccaaaaagagtttgtcaaaataaacATTAGCTGTTTCTCTTCTGGTTTACCCATAAAGCTCCAAGAAACCACCCCGAGCGCACAAAAAAACCTGCGGAAAacctcatatatttttttttcaaaatgattaTCTTTTTTGGAAGATAGTGTGTTTTGGGTCGGATCctttgaatttatattttttttgttccttctACTGCGTTCTTTCGGTTCTTTCTCTTAGTTTATCTGAATTTTCACTTCGAATTTTGTGCTTTACACAAATAATCTCCTCTGCCCCGAAAGTGTCTTTGTGTGCGTGCTACAAATTTTACTATATCTACATGACGTCATCACTTTCCGAGTAGAGACTTTTGTCTTTCTCTTTTGATGGGTCCACAGTGGGACAACAATAGTagtattatactattaaaacagaaggcCTTTTTTTGAAGTGaccttgaagttttgaagtattTACAACTTCATGCCACTGATTTATTTTTACTCTATACTTttaattaaatgtttatattttttaaaggaaATTGCAGATATTATAAGAGTATTACTGTTATAACAGTATTTACAACTCTCCTAATTCTCTGCCCTTTTTGTCTAATATTATAACAGTATCACtgcttttatttaaatattaatgttattaattcaaactaaaaacatattattctCTTAAATCTATTCCACAACGTTACATTTTaggtatttttttgtcaaatggaaagaaaataaaaagtagattttcgttgaaaaaaaaaatggctttttggcatttttcttttgtcaaataTTTACCATAAGAAGTTGTCAAAACTATTCTTCTCAGATCTCTATTCTCTTCTTCGTCATTTTTAGATTCAGCTGGTTAGTTATATAGCAAAGAACTCAGGAACTATTATTGAATAGCAAGACTATCGAAAATGTTATTATATAGCAAAGACTAACTGTTATTATCAATAACAACTGATCTCATGAGTATGGGACTCTGGGTGTTATTTTTATagcaaagattaaaaaaaaaaaatagattcgGTTGTTTGCGGAAGAAAGAAAAATCTCCAACTTTTGAAAGTTTATTGAATAGCATGACTATATTTAATATGTAGTTTTACATCTTGCTGTTGTTGTACAGATGGTTTAACTAGGTATggttttttcatttgtttttcattttattttaaaatgcatGAGCCAATTGCTCTACTCAACTTATATCGATAGAAGTGTTTTGAGATCTTATTTGTTTGCTCATGCCAAACATTTgagatcttatttattttataaattaagacACCTCGAAAATTTATGCTTACAAGAGAAACTTAGCCATATACATGTACTTTCATTGTTACTATTTCaatatttagagtttaaaatttaggtttatgtttattatttgaatacaatataaaaatatgagtaTAAATATTGTGAATATAGCAAGAAACATATGAGTAATATTGTAaagttatattcaaaaaaattcagaatGACATGTCGTGTATGTTAACCATTTTAGGTTGTGAAAACAATATActgttaaataattaatatggaaaaaatgtACTTCAGCTATTTTTGTCACGGTATATGACTTCATTTGTTACTTACATCCCTTGAATATAGCAAGTGAAATCTGATatttaagatataaaatattttactgaATCAGTTTACAaatgattaaatatattttaaaaaggacCAAAAAtcgtttaaaaagaaaattgtacAAAGTAATATTATGAGGTATATTAAGgataataataagaattatcatgttttagtaagatatatattaaaatacggATAGAAAAACTAATAAGATGTTAGTCGTGGACATATTATCTGAAACCTGAAAAATAAGTGGAACATAATCAAAATTGGACAGAAATTTATAGGAACTGGAAAGGTTCATATTTCTCTAAATCtaaaaaactaaatcaaaatctaaaactgAACGGGTACCGAATATTTAAAATATCCAAAACCCCAAATTACATGAATGACctaattgtttgttttttccGGACTCAGGTTTTTGGGcgttttttgagatttttttgcGTTAAACCTGTATCTTAAATACTTTTTCTAATTCGGCTCAGTTTGGTTTATATGAAAGATATTATTCGAACCAATCTGATCCGAAAAATGTATGCTTTCTAAACGGGTCCTAAACACCCCAACCTCAATAACTTGAAAACTGAATAACCTAAACCGACACAAACCTAAAACAAATATGCACATCATTATGAAACGTTAAATAAATTACTCTCAGTTATAGATGTCaaaactcaaatattaaaattcaaaccaatatttttagtaatttttcaattaaaaaatttaaccaaaatgttatcccgcgctttcaaagcgcgggtcaaaatctagtttacaTATAAGACCAAGCAAGCTAGTGGTATTTTCCTAAAAGGCTAAAACCATTTGAGATACCACAACATCCCAGAGAAGAATCCGGAGGATGACCGATGGAGAATTTGGAGGTATATTCTCTCAAAATGAGTTTCTTTTATCAATCGTAGTAAATATCTTACAGATACTAGTTTGCCAAATATCCAAAGAATCAACCATAAGACCCTCTATCTTTTAGTTGTCTAGAGCATGAATAATGAGAGATTCTTAAAAAGTGGTGGAGCCACATAGTCAAAGAGTAGGACAGATGTCCcagatgatttttaaaaattccatGTAAAATTTTGATAGTGTTCTTCATGCGCCGGTTGGTTCCTTAAACAATTTTGATAATGCCCCCCATAACATTCATCTCTAGATCTGCCACTAATTCTTAAAGTGgagtttttagcggaatataaaaaattgttttttattttttaacaaaaaaactaaaaactgacttttaaataagatatttaagaactggttcttagtttttttagttaaaagttaagagacgttTTCTTATATTACTCCAGTTGAGGTTCTTTCCATTGgagttcttaatatatatatatatatatatataaataattgtgAAATCTATAATTTATGTGGAACCCCATAGATAAAGGTTCTTAAAAGAGAGTTTTAAGAATCCTTAAAAACCCTCATTTATAGGGTTCTACAATAATTATAGATCccacaattatttttatatatatataatatacatacatatatatatatatatagtacataTATTAAGAATTCTAATGGAGAGAACCCCATTGGAAATGGTAAGAACCCCACTATAAAAAATTCTTATTAATCATGGTCAAAGGACATCTTCAATGGTAAGTTTCTAACACATAGTTCTCagcaaattaatattattattctaatacaactttttttattaagctaaaatatattttcttttaaataaccAAATCAAAGTCAAGTTAACATGTCTCAATAAAAGTatcatatgaagttttaaaagCTCtttatttcagaatttttcTCATTGTCTCTCTCctattttcttcatttcttcagttatttagatatttaacTAGATCCTACCATTGCACTTGCTCTAACAGCTATATATGTAACTGAGATTCTTAAATggcaattaaaataaaataaaaaaattaacaaaataagaGAGACAGAAGTCTGTATCTCAATAAGATGTTTACAGAACTTTTTTTGATATTCACTTGCCACATGTAATGTTTTAActagttatttttcttttgaaagatAATAAACTTTAATCAAAAGAATAAGGTATATTAGAATATTGTTTAAAATCTGATCATAATttctttttagatattttagcgTTGCGAGAGGACTTTGATAGACTGATAGGGGTAAGGAAGATCAGACCTACGCAAGGTCAGCCAGAGATCCTGATCCAGCCTCGTTATGCTCTGTCTGGTTCCATTGTAGTCTTGTAATGGCAGCTAGTTTGGCTTTAATAAAAGAGTTTGTCAACGACAAGCTTCAATGTTTTCATAAAACTGATAATTAAGTGGTTCTATACCCCTTCAGTCAGATTTATAGGCGCTCATTTGGTCAATGAAATATATGAGAAATTTACAGCAGTTTCATGTCacatttgcaacagattgttcacAATTGGTGAAAGTAATTTTAGAACCAGAAGAATAGTTGACATTTGCAAGtaatttggaagatatcaagatttTTAAAGGAAGTTTAAACCATTCAAAGATCATTCATATACCCAAAACACATAATACAAACATCTAGTTTTGCACGCAGTGCTAGAAAACAACCATTATTTATCGTTCATATAGATGCAGAGTTACGAGCttggtttataaaattttgatgaatctgtttatgttgatgataaaaaaaaaattagcgtTGAAGTTGCTCTTATAGCACCTCCAATAGAAAGTTTTCAAAGAGTATCtcgatatttaaaatatatatatatatatatatataagtaagaaGGAGAACAAAAGATAGTTCTCAAAAAATAACTTATGAAATATTCATGAGATACTATAATACTTATCATCTTACTATAATACT
The Brassica napus cultivar Da-Ae chromosome A1, Da-Ae, whole genome shotgun sequence DNA segment above includes these coding regions:
- the LOC111199774 gene encoding putative transcription factor bHLH056 isoform X1, whose protein sequence is MGEDDIVELLWKSGHLVRSSQAQRPSVPPPPPVLRGSGSGGGGSGEESAPLPLPPPLQQPSDDQNLFIREDEMASWLLHHHPLREEDDFHSHLFYSGVVSAVPSTQPQASVSLAPPLPIPPAIHTPTAAERSMGQVIVERRGENFLNFSRLRGNIHTSGGVEVAAAPWVPVVVRDLTQVGSSATPSSSAPESCLTPATVTGGVAQTFAVPSLSRKVVETETEPAQIKPSTETTEAADERKRKEREEAAEDTEETGEEARGSTSRKRSRAAEMHNISERRRREKINEKLKALQELIPRCNKTDKASMLEDAIEYVKSLQLQIQMMSMGGGGMMPMMYNPNMQCFMPPSAMGMNRPSFIPFPGTAFPRPPAHMAALGPPYPAPPLYPFPNVHQPDPNQPQFPSYLNPYSQFVGLQQMQPPPPPLQKQTTSHMSFSQASSSKEPEDEDNKPIGKNGMAQRRFLRDELMFTILTDTSPSRCCRLKKKNQLSKQMH
- the LOC111199774 gene encoding transcription factor bHLH119-like isoform X3, whose product is MGEDDIVELLWKSGHLVRSSQAQRPSVPPPPPVLRGSGSGGGGSGEESAPLPLPPPLQQPSDDQNLFIREDEMASWLLHHHPLREEDDFHSHLFYSGVVSAVPSTQPQASVSLAPPLPIPPAIHTPTAAERSMGQVIVERRGENFLNFSRLRGNIHTSGGVEVAAAPWVPVVVRDLTQVGSSATPSSSAPESCLTPATVTGGVAQTFAVPSLSRKVVETETEPAQIKPSTETTEAADERKRKEREEAAEDTEETGEEARGSTSRKRSRAAEMHNISERRRREKINEKLKALQELIPRCNKTDKASMLEDAIEYVKSLQLQIQMMSMGGGGMMPMMYNPNMQCFMPPSAMGMNRPSFIPFPGTAFPRPPAHMAALGPPYPAPPLYPFPNVHQPDPNQPQFPSYLNPYSQFVGLQQMQPPPPPLQEGVLKCFNRNKQHHI
- the LOC111199774 gene encoding transcription factor bHLH119-like isoform X2, translating into MGEDDIVELLWKSGHLVRSSQAQRPSVPPPPPVLRGSGSGGGGSGEESAPLPLPPPLQQPSDDQNLFIREDEMASWLLHHHPLREEDDFHSHLFYSGVVSAVPSTQPQASVSLAPPLPIPPAIHTPTAAERSMGQVIVERRGENFLNFSRLRGNIHTSGGVEVAAAPWVPVVVRDLTQVGSSATPSSSAPESCLTPATVTGGVAQTFAVPSLSRKVVETETEPAQIKPSTETTEAADERKRKEREEAAEDTEETGEEARGSTSRKRSRAAEMHNISERRRREKINEKLKALQELIPRCNKTDKASMLEDAIEYVKSLQLQIQMMSMGGGGMMPMMYNPNMQCFMPPSAMGMNRPSFIPFPGTAFPRPPAHMAALGPPYPAPPLYPFPNVHQPDPNQPQFPSYLNPYSQFVGLQQMQPPPPPLQKQTTSHMSFSQASSSKEPEDEDNKPIG